DNA from Gemmatimonadaceae bacterium:
GCGGAAGCCTGTACGACGGAAGCTGGACGGCGGAAGCTGGACTGCGGGCAAAAAACGAGAGCGGGGACCATGGTGATCGCGTTCACCGTGGTCCCCGCCGCGTTTTGCCCGTCGTTCAGCTCCCGCCGTCCAGCTTCCGAAGTCCAGCTTCCGCCGTACAGGCGTCCGCCGTTACCGAAGTTCAGCGTGTCAGCACGACTTGCACTTATTGGAGTTCTTCGCCCCCAGCTTCACCAGCAGTTCCACCGTATCCAAGAACGGCGGAATGCGCTGCACCGGGCCGTTCGCCATGTCGGCAGTCGTCTGGCCGCGGCGGCTCATGGCCTTCACGTCGGTCCCCTTGCTGAGCAGGTACTGAATCAGCTCGTTGTCGCCCCGCGCAGCGGCGTGGTGCATGGGGTTGTAGCCGTTGTGATCGCGGCTGTTCGGATCGGCGTGCAACTCCTCGATCAGGTACTTCACCGCCGGCACCCACGCGTCGGGCGCATGGGTGTGCGAGTTGGCGGCGTAACCTTCGCCGTAGCCGACGCCGCTGGCAGCGTGGATCGGGTACACGCCAGGGCCGCCATCCGGAATGGGCGGCAGGCCGGACGGATCGCCCGCACCGGCTGCGCCTTCTTCCGGCGCGTCATCGCCCGGGAGTCGGCCAGTCGGCTTGATGGTCGGAATCGTGGGATCCGCCTTGTACTGGACCAGCAGCTTCATCGCCGGCACATCCAGGCCATACGCCGCGCGCCAGAACGGCGTCGCGCCCACGGTATTCACGCCCAGCAGGTCGAAGTTGTACGACATGTACCACAGGTGCTTCTTGAGGCGCACATTCGGATCGGCGCCGGCCTTGAGCATCATCTCCATCAGCTCGAGGTGCGTCGTCTTCTGCTGCGTCTGCGCGGTGGGCTGCGGATAGAGCGACTTGGGCGCCCACTGCGTGTTGATCACGGCATAGAGCGGCGTTGCGCCGGCATCGCTCGCCAGCTTCACGTCGGCGCCCTTCCCCATCAGCATCTTGGCCATGTCGAAGCGACCGTTGATCGACGCCATGAGGAGCGGGCTCGTGTGGTCGCCTTCGCTCACATGGTTGATCTTGGCGCCGGCGGCGAGGAGATGCTCCACCGCTTCGTCGCTCCCTTCGCGCACCGCGAAGAGCAGCGGCGTCAGGCCGCCCTTGTTGCCAATCAACTCCCCGTAGCTCGGGCCCCGGTTGATGAAACCCGTCTGTGGGCGGGCGCTATCCCCCGGCGCGCGCGGCGCTCCGGCGCCGGCACCACCCGCGCGACCCGCCGGCGCCGCCGACGCGGTAGGTCACCATGAACTCGGCCGACAGCGGGGCCGGCGCCTCGACCGCGATGGCGACGTCGCGCCGGGGCGCACCCGGCCGGCCCGGCTGCGGCTTC
Protein-coding regions in this window:
- a CDS encoding ankyrin repeat domain-containing protein is translated as MIGNKGGLTPLLFAVREGSDEAVEHLLAAGAKINHVSEGDHTSPLLMASINGRFDMAKMLMGKGADVKLASDAGATPLYAVINTQWAPKSLYPQPTAQTQQKTTHLELMEMMLKAGADPNVRLKKHLWYMSYNFDLLGVNTVGATPFWRAAYGLDVPAMKLLVQYKADPTIPTIKPTGRLPGDDAPEEGAAGAGDPSGLPPIPDGGPGVYPIHAASGVGYGEGYAANSHTHAPDAWVPAVKYLIEELHADPNSRDHNGYNPMHHAAARGDNELIQYLLSKGTDVKAMSRRGQTTADMANGPVQRIPPFLDTVELLVKLGAKNSNKCKSC